In Bacillus sp. Marseille-Q1617, a genomic segment contains:
- a CDS encoding mechanosensitive ion channel family protein, giving the protein MANTTPEDVKKTVDDTVDKIIDNDLWVTLGTNTLKIAAIMLITYIALKLGRTAIRNIFRVRSKAPLKFTERREATLLKLLENVLTYVVYFISLMTILSTLGIDIKGLIAGAGIVGLAIGFGAQNLVRDIITGFFIIFEDQFSVGDYVRIGSAEGTVEEIGLRTTKIKSWTGELHIFPNGNITEVTNFSIHNSIAVVDVSIAYEENIDEAEKVIQDLLITLPQKYEDLVNPPELLGVQTLGASDVVIRIVAETVPMRHWYIARMIRKDVKLVLDKHGIEIPFPRMVMYSRNEDIHAQPYHDKKRLGQEEG; this is encoded by the coding sequence ATGGCAAACACAACTCCTGAAGATGTTAAAAAAACAGTTGATGACACGGTGGATAAAATTATCGACAATGACCTATGGGTAACATTAGGAACGAACACACTTAAGATCGCAGCGATCATGCTGATTACATATATTGCGTTGAAACTGGGCAGGACAGCCATCCGTAATATATTCAGGGTGCGTTCGAAGGCTCCCCTCAAATTCACGGAGCGGCGCGAAGCCACTTTGTTAAAGCTGCTTGAGAATGTATTGACATATGTGGTGTACTTCATCAGTCTGATGACCATCCTCTCGACGCTCGGCATCGATATAAAAGGGTTGATCGCAGGTGCCGGAATCGTCGGTCTTGCCATCGGTTTTGGAGCCCAGAACCTTGTACGTGACATCATTACAGGTTTCTTCATCATCTTTGAAGATCAGTTTTCCGTCGGTGACTATGTCAGAATTGGGTCTGCAGAAGGAACTGTTGAAGAAATCGGCCTCCGTACGACGAAAATAAAAAGCTGGACGGGTGAACTGCATATTTTCCCGAATGGTAACATCACAGAGGTCACGAACTTCTCCATTCATAACAGTATCGCTGTCGTGGATGTCAGCATTGCCTATGAGGAGAACATAGATGAGGCAGAAAAAGTCATTCAGGACCTGCTTATCACTCTTCCGCAAAAATATGAAGACCTGGTGAATCCGCCAGAGCTGCTGGGCGTCCAGACGCTTGGAGCTTCGGATGTGGTCATCCGGATCGTCGCGGAAACTGTACCTATGAGACACTGGTATATTGCCAGGATGATCCGAAAAGATGTGAAACTTGTTCTTGATAAGCATGGTATCGAAATTCCATTCCCTCGCATGGTCATGTATTCGAGAAATGAGGATATCCACGCACAGCCATATCATGATAAAAAAAGACTTGGACAGGAGGAAGGCTGA
- a CDS encoding DUF951 domain-containing protein, with protein MEQKTFQLNDVVEMKKPHPCGVNRWKVIRLGMDIRIKCEGCGHSVMIPRKDFTKKMKKVLASSQE; from the coding sequence ATGGAGCAAAAGACATTCCAATTAAATGATGTAGTAGAGATGAAAAAACCTCACCCTTGTGGAGTCAATCGCTGGAAAGTGATCCGTCTTGGTATGGATATCCGTATCAAATGCGAAGGCTGCGGCCACAGTGTGATGATTCCACGTAAGGATTTCACAAAAAAAATGAAAAAAGTACTGGCAAGTTCCCAAGAATAA
- the ychF gene encoding redox-regulated ATPase YchF, with product MALTAGIVGLPNVGKSTLFNAITKAGAESANYPFCTIDPNVGIVEVPDHRLDKLTELVDPKKTVPTAFEFTDIAGIVKGASKGEGLGNKFLSHIRQVDAICQVVRCFADDNITHVSGKVDPIADIEVINLELILADLETVDKRLARVQKMAKQKDKEAVFEHDILVKLKEVLEAEQPARTVEFSEEQMKLVKQLHLLTSKPVLYVANVSEDEISDPSDNEYVQKVREFAKEDNAEVIVVCAKIESEIAELDDEEKAMFLQELGIEESGLDQLIRATYSLLGLATYFTAGVQEVRAWTFREGMKAPQCAGVIHSDFERGFIRAETVSYDDLVEAGTMGAAKEAGKVRLEGKEYLVKDGDVIHFRFNV from the coding sequence ATGGCTTTAACAGCTGGTATTGTTGGGCTGCCGAACGTTGGTAAATCAACACTTTTTAATGCAATCACGAAAGCAGGAGCAGAATCTGCTAACTATCCTTTCTGTACAATCGATCCGAACGTAGGAATCGTAGAGGTGCCAGATCACCGCTTGGATAAATTGACTGAGCTGGTGGATCCGAAGAAGACCGTCCCTACTGCATTCGAATTTACCGATATTGCCGGAATCGTTAAAGGCGCAAGTAAAGGTGAAGGGCTGGGAAACAAATTCTTATCCCACATCCGCCAAGTCGATGCGATCTGTCAGGTAGTCCGCTGCTTTGCAGACGACAACATCACACACGTATCCGGAAAAGTGGATCCGATTGCTGATATTGAGGTCATCAACCTTGAATTGATCCTTGCAGACCTTGAAACGGTTGATAAGCGTCTTGCCCGCGTTCAAAAGATGGCGAAACAAAAAGATAAAGAAGCGGTATTCGAGCATGATATCCTTGTGAAACTGAAAGAAGTACTTGAAGCGGAGCAGCCTGCCCGTACGGTTGAATTTTCCGAAGAGCAGATGAAACTCGTGAAGCAGCTTCACCTTCTTACTTCAAAGCCAGTACTATATGTAGCGAACGTAAGTGAAGATGAAATCTCTGATCCATCAGACAACGAATATGTTCAAAAGGTCCGTGAATTTGCGAAAGAAGACAACGCTGAAGTAATCGTCGTTTGTGCGAAAATCGAATCTGAAATTGCTGAACTTGATGATGAGGAGAAAGCGATGTTCCTTCAGGAGCTTGGAATTGAAGAATCAGGCCTTGATCAGCTGATTCGTGCAACATACTCACTTCTTGGACTTGCCACTTACTTCACGGCAGGTGTACAGGAAGTCCGTGCTTGGACGTTCCGCGAAGGCATGAAAGCTCCTCAATGTGCCGGAGTCATCCACTCCGACTTCGAAAGAGGCTTCATCCGGGCGGAAACCGTATCCTATGATGACCTGGTGGAAGCAGGAACAATGGGAGCAGCCAAGGAAGCCGGTAAAGTACGACTTGAAGGTAAAGAATATCTCGTAAAAGACGGAGACGTCATCCACTTCCGTTTTAACGTATAA
- the rpsF gene encoding 30S ribosomal protein S6: protein MRKYEVMYIVRPNIDDESKKSVVERFDNVLSTNGAEIIESKDWGKRRLAYEINDFRDGFYQLVKMNANTEAVNEFDRLAKISDDIIRHIVVKEEE, encoded by the coding sequence ATGAGAAAGTACGAAGTTATGTACATTGTCCGCCCAAACATTGACGATGAGTCAAAGAAATCAGTAGTTGAGCGTTTCGATAACGTTTTATCAACGAACGGTGCGGAAATCATCGAGTCAAAAGATTGGGGTAAACGTCGTTTAGCGTATGAAATCAACGATTTCCGTGATGGTTTCTACCAACTAGTGAAGATGAACGCTAACACTGAAGCTGTAAACGAATTCGATCGTTTGGCTAAGATCAGTGACGACATTATCCGTCATATCGTTGTTAAAGAAGAAGAATAA
- the ssb gene encoding single-stranded DNA-binding protein, with amino-acid sequence MMNRVVLVGRLTKDPELKYTPNGVAVASFTLAVNRSFTNQSGEREADFINCVVWRRPAENVANFLKKGSLAGVDGRIQTRNFEGQDGRRVFMTEVVAESVQFLEPRSANQGDRGGSPGYSGGGQRDQGNPYSQNQNQQRNNNNNNYTRVDEDPFANDGQPIDISDDDLPF; translated from the coding sequence ATGATGAACCGAGTTGTATTAGTAGGGCGTTTAACCAAAGACCCTGAATTAAAATATACTCCGAATGGAGTAGCTGTTGCTTCGTTTACTCTTGCAGTGAATCGTAGTTTTACGAATCAATCAGGAGAACGGGAAGCAGATTTTATTAATTGCGTTGTATGGCGTCGCCCTGCAGAGAATGTAGCAAACTTTCTTAAAAAAGGCAGCTTAGCTGGCGTTGACGGTCGCATTCAAACACGTAATTTCGAAGGACAAGATGGACGTCGTGTGTTTATGACGGAAGTTGTAGCAGAAAGCGTTCAGTTCTTGGAACCGCGCAGTGCGAATCAAGGCGATCGTGGAGGAAGTCCGGGCTATTCGGGTGGAGGTCAGCGTGACCAAGGAAATCCTTATAGTCAGAATCAGAATCAACAGCGCAACAACAACAATAATAACTATACACGTGTAGATGAGGATCCATTTGCAAATGACGGTCAGCCGATCGACATTTCTGATGATGATCTGCCATTCTAA
- the rpsR gene encoding 30S ribosomal protein S18: protein MAGGRRGGRRRRKVCYFTANGITHIDYKDVDLLKKFISERGKILPRRVTGTNAKYQRKLTRAIKRARTMALLPYVSGE from the coding sequence ATGGCAGGAGGACGTAGAGGTGGACGTAGACGCCGTAAGGTATGCTACTTCACAGCAAACGGAATTACACATATCGATTACAAAGATGTGGATCTTCTTAAGAAATTCATCTCTGAGCGTGGAAAAATTCTTCCACGTCGTGTAACTGGAACAAACGCTAAGTACCAACGTAAGTTGACTCGTGCGATCAAGCGCGCTCGTACAATGGCATTGCTTCCATACGTTAGCGGTGAATAA
- a CDS encoding methyl-accepting chemotaxis protein produces the protein MKREKLKKKHPKSKDKKGSLKLSSIRAKLIMVFSILFVASLIAIIAITSWQTRMKTEDQVIGQTQGVVKELNSSVQLFLEQYEKSLNQYSVSNVLKNYSKAQLDPETDAARDTELYADIQSDFKNYLGLYQEATSIYIASPNKELKIVPAVDLPDDFDPTSREWYQEAVEAKSGAVWSEPYIDTATEEYIITASRAVVSDNKIIGVIGVDVNLTKLTDSVSDMELGYEGYPFLFGLDGTAIVHPTLRGENLSDRPFIKEMLESENEQGTIHYELDGEKKVLVYNTVPKTNWKVGSAYEMDALLQSSKEIERLLLLTGAVTLVVMLIMVVFVSDKMTKPIKELQKTVTEVATGDLSIQSSIKSKDETGLLASDFNKMIESMRETIKIVQESVLNVRQSAESLSAVSEETNASSEEMATVVNEIAHGASQSAADSENAQQKSELLGTRINEVYDNSKAMAEMAGRADEMNQTGLLQVEELVSAYHSSNEYISSMEKVIMSLESKVKTIESVMETITDISSQTNLLALNASIEAARAGEHGKGFAVVADEVRKLADQSVQATEQVKSTINEIQQGSNQAVDEMAKTKETFETQYVVIQKTNEVFDQTSALMKTMQNEIEQMYKQVGQINLDKDEVVNVIQLMAATAEQTAASCEEMNASSEEQLRAIHSVTEAAEVLTDLSQELQDSIQRFKIK, from the coding sequence GTGAAAAGAGAGAAACTAAAAAAGAAACATCCTAAAAGTAAAGATAAAAAAGGATCTTTGAAGCTATCATCCATAAGAGCGAAGCTGATCATGGTCTTCTCCATCTTATTTGTCGCTTCACTCATCGCAATCATTGCCATCACGAGCTGGCAGACGAGGATGAAGACCGAGGATCAGGTCATCGGTCAGACACAGGGGGTGGTGAAGGAGCTGAATAGTTCGGTGCAGCTTTTTCTCGAACAGTATGAGAAAAGCTTGAATCAATACTCAGTTTCGAATGTTTTGAAGAACTATTCCAAAGCACAGCTCGACCCGGAAACAGATGCAGCCCGGGATACGGAGTTATATGCGGATATTCAGTCAGATTTCAAGAATTATTTAGGTTTATACCAAGAGGCTACGTCCATTTACATCGCGTCACCGAACAAAGAGCTTAAGATCGTACCAGCTGTCGATCTGCCCGATGATTTCGATCCGACAAGCCGTGAATGGTATCAGGAAGCCGTGGAAGCGAAATCGGGTGCTGTTTGGAGTGAACCGTATATCGATACAGCTACGGAAGAGTATATAATTACGGCTTCAAGAGCGGTCGTTTCCGATAATAAAATCATCGGGGTGATCGGGGTCGATGTCAATCTGACAAAATTGACAGACAGTGTGTCGGATATGGAGCTTGGTTATGAAGGCTATCCATTTCTTTTTGGCCTTGACGGCACAGCGATCGTTCACCCGACTTTACGAGGGGAAAACCTTTCCGATCGACCGTTTATCAAAGAAATGTTGGAATCTGAGAATGAGCAGGGGACCATCCACTATGAATTAGACGGCGAGAAGAAGGTGCTTGTCTACAATACGGTTCCGAAAACGAATTGGAAAGTCGGATCGGCTTATGAGATGGATGCGCTTTTGCAGTCATCAAAGGAAATTGAACGACTGCTGCTCTTGACGGGGGCGGTGACCCTTGTGGTCATGTTGATCATGGTCGTTTTTGTCTCGGATAAAATGACCAAGCCAATCAAAGAGCTTCAAAAAACAGTAACGGAAGTGGCTACCGGAGACCTTTCCATCCAGTCATCGATAAAATCGAAGGATGAAACGGGACTGCTTGCCTCAGACTTCAATAAGATGATCGAGAGTATGAGAGAAACGATCAAGATTGTTCAGGAGTCTGTCTTGAACGTCCGTCAGTCAGCTGAAAGCCTTAGCGCTGTCTCGGAAGAAACCAATGCTTCCAGTGAGGAAATGGCTACGGTCGTAAATGAAATCGCACACGGTGCCTCTCAGTCGGCTGCAGATTCAGAAAACGCTCAACAAAAGTCCGAACTGCTCGGGACCCGCATCAATGAAGTGTATGATAACTCGAAAGCGATGGCTGAAATGGCCGGCCGGGCAGACGAAATGAATCAGACCGGACTCCTTCAAGTAGAGGAACTCGTCAGTGCTTATCACTCTTCAAATGAATATATTTCTTCCATGGAAAAGGTCATCATGAGCCTTGAGTCCAAGGTGAAAACGATCGAGTCTGTCATGGAGACCATCACGGACATTTCGTCCCAAACCAATCTTCTTGCCCTGAATGCAAGCATTGAAGCGGCAAGGGCAGGTGAACATGGAAAAGGATTCGCGGTAGTAGCAGATGAGGTCAGGAAGCTTGCCGATCAGTCTGTGCAGGCTACAGAACAAGTGAAAAGTACAATTAACGAAATTCAGCAGGGATCGAATCAGGCGGTCGATGAAATGGCGAAGACAAAAGAAACATTCGAGACTCAGTACGTCGTCATTCAAAAAACAAACGAAGTCTTCGATCAAACGTCTGCCCTGATGAAAACGATGCAGAACGAAATCGAACAGATGTATAAACAAGTCGGACAGATCAATCTGGATAAAGATGAAGTGGTCAACGTCATTCAGTTGATGGCGGCGACGGCGGAACAAACGGCCGCTTCCTGTGAAGAGATGAATGCGTCTTCCGAAGAACAATTAAGGGCGATCCATTCGGTCACAGAAGCCGCGGAAGTACTGACAGACTTGAGCCAGGAACTGCAGGACTCGATTCAGAGATTTAAAATCAAATAA
- a CDS encoding YybS family protein, translating into MKNNRVLTEGVLMLVSFTGLLLLTVYIPILGIAAFFVLPLPLMIFSSKHALMRSLFVFAGTLVLGFLVGGPIALMLAFAVGTTAIVMGWCIKEKRDKLRILMAATFTLLINIVLGFILTIAIFNINIVEDSLEESKTTYYSLFEQIGQEPDQKLVESLESSINLLQTLTPTMFLGMAASTALIFIWVNFPLLKRLGVTVPVFKPFREWMLPKSILWYYLIILVVSMIAQPEQGSYLYTAVLNVLYVLQTLMAVQGLSFLYFLGHFKGWSKGILVLITIISIPLLYLVRILGIIDLGFNLRERLQRKS; encoded by the coding sequence TTGAAAAATAATCGTGTTTTAACGGAAGGTGTACTCATGCTTGTCTCCTTCACCGGGTTATTGCTATTGACTGTATATATACCCATTTTAGGGATAGCGGCGTTTTTTGTCCTTCCGCTGCCTCTGATGATATTCAGTTCCAAACATGCACTGATGCGCTCTTTATTTGTATTCGCCGGTACGCTGGTGCTTGGCTTTTTAGTTGGGGGACCTATAGCGCTCATGCTTGCCTTTGCAGTTGGAACTACAGCCATCGTGATGGGCTGGTGCATCAAAGAAAAGCGGGACAAACTCAGGATATTAATGGCGGCGACCTTTACGTTATTAATCAATATCGTCCTGGGCTTTATACTAACGATTGCTATTTTCAACATTAATATTGTTGAAGACAGCCTTGAGGAATCAAAAACTACATATTATTCGTTATTTGAACAAATTGGTCAGGAGCCGGATCAGAAACTGGTCGAAAGTCTTGAAAGCTCGATCAATTTACTTCAGACACTGACTCCCACGATGTTCTTGGGAATGGCAGCAAGTACAGCCCTCATCTTCATCTGGGTGAATTTCCCGCTATTGAAAAGACTGGGCGTCACGGTACCTGTTTTCAAGCCCTTCAGGGAATGGATGCTTCCTAAAAGCATTTTGTGGTACTATCTGATTATTTTAGTTGTATCGATGATCGCACAGCCGGAGCAGGGTTCCTATTTGTATACGGCAGTATTGAATGTGCTTTATGTATTACAGACACTGATGGCTGTCCAAGGCCTGTCATTCCTTTATTTCCTGGGCCATTTCAAGGGATGGTCGAAGGGGATTTTGGTATTAATTACAATCATTTCGATTCCACTCCTTTATCTCGTGAGAATTTTAGGTATAATTGACTTAGGATTTAATCTGAGAGAACGGCTGCAACGTAAGTCATAG
- a CDS encoding DHH family phosphoesterase, which produces MPSYFNKRMIRYPLYGLAILAALLLVAVAFYKWIISLIGLIVFGSAFFLAFYFEKRSHEETEEYISTLSYRVKRVGEEALMEMPIGIMLINDEYYIEWTNPFLASCFNEDTVVGRSLYDVAENLVPLIKQEVDSEIITLNERKYHVILKLKEKLLYFFDVTEQKEIEKQYHEERTNIAIIFLDNYDELTQGMDDQTRSSLNSLVTSILNKWAKEYGVFLKRISSERFIAVINEKILQVLEKEKFGILDDVRDTTSKQNVPLTLSIGVGTGVPSLPELGTLAQSSLDLALGRGGDQVAIKQTNGKVKFYGGKTNPMEKRTRVRARVISHALRETMIESDKVIIMGHRHPDMDAIGAAIGIRKVAQMNQREGYVVLNFNEIDTGVKRMMKEIKNNSDLYSRFITPEEALEMATEDTLLVVVDTHKPSLVIEEKLLNKIDKVVVIDHHRRGEDFIKNPLLVYMEPYASSTAELVTELLEYQPKHEKISMLEATALLAGIIVDTKSFTLRTGSRTFDAASYLRAQGADTVLVQKFLKEDVDTYIKRARLIESVEFYHKGVAIAKADEDVIYDPVLIAQAADTLLTMDEVIASFVISKREPDTIGISARSLGDVNVQIIMESLHGGGHLTNAATQLKDMSVGEAEQQLKEALNDYFEGRKET; this is translated from the coding sequence ATGCCATCTTATTTTAATAAGCGAATGATCCGGTACCCTTTGTACGGTCTAGCTATATTAGCAGCTCTCTTGTTAGTAGCGGTCGCTTTTTACAAATGGATTATTTCGTTAATCGGGTTGATTGTCTTTGGAAGCGCGTTTTTTCTCGCTTTTTATTTCGAGAAAAGATCTCATGAAGAAACAGAAGAGTATATCTCCACTTTATCTTACCGGGTAAAGCGTGTCGGCGAAGAGGCATTGATGGAAATGCCGATCGGGATCATGCTGATAAACGATGAGTACTACATAGAATGGACGAACCCTTTCCTGGCGTCATGCTTTAATGAGGATACCGTCGTAGGCAGATCTCTCTATGATGTGGCAGAAAATCTTGTCCCGCTCATCAAGCAGGAAGTGGATTCTGAAATCATTACATTGAACGAAAGAAAGTACCATGTCATTTTGAAGCTGAAAGAAAAGCTTCTGTACTTTTTTGATGTAACCGAACAAAAGGAAATCGAAAAGCAATATCATGAGGAACGTACGAATATCGCCATCATCTTCCTTGATAATTATGATGAACTGACCCAGGGGATGGATGACCAGACACGAAGCAGTCTGAACAGCCTGGTGACGTCGATCCTGAATAAATGGGCAAAAGAATATGGGGTTTTCTTAAAAAGGATTTCCTCGGAACGATTCATCGCGGTCATTAATGAGAAAATCCTTCAAGTGCTTGAAAAAGAGAAGTTTGGTATCTTGGATGATGTGAGGGATACGACTTCGAAGCAGAATGTCCCGTTAACCCTGAGCATCGGTGTGGGGACGGGGGTTCCGTCCCTTCCTGAACTGGGGACGCTTGCTCAATCAAGCCTCGACCTTGCTCTTGGCCGCGGCGGTGATCAGGTCGCCATCAAGCAGACGAACGGTAAAGTGAAATTCTACGGCGGTAAAACGAATCCGATGGAAAAACGCACACGGGTGCGTGCACGCGTGATTTCACATGCACTCCGTGAGACGATGATTGAAAGCGACAAAGTCATCATCATGGGGCACAGGCATCCTGATATGGATGCGATCGGAGCGGCTATCGGTATCCGCAAGGTCGCCCAGATGAACCAGCGCGAAGGATATGTTGTGCTGAATTTCAACGAAATAGACACTGGTGTCAAACGAATGATGAAAGAAATCAAGAACAATTCAGACCTTTACTCCCGCTTCATCACACCAGAAGAAGCGCTTGAGATGGCGACTGAAGACACCCTTCTTGTGGTCGTGGATACCCATAAGCCGTCACTTGTCATTGAAGAAAAGCTGTTGAATAAAATCGATAAAGTCGTCGTCATCGATCATCACAGACGAGGCGAGGATTTCATCAAAAATCCGCTGCTGGTCTATATGGAGCCATATGCTTCATCAACGGCAGAACTTGTGACAGAGCTCTTGGAATATCAGCCGAAGCATGAAAAGATCTCGATGCTCGAAGCCACGGCCCTGCTTGCCGGCATTATCGTCGACACAAAGAGCTTCACGCTCCGCACCGGTTCCAGAACGTTCGATGCGGCTTCCTATTTAAGGGCTCAGGGGGCTGACACGGTCCTCGTTCAGAAGTTCCTGAAAGAAGACGTCGATACTTATATCAAACGGGCCCGTCTAATCGAATCGGTGGAATTTTATCATAAAGGTGTCGCCATTGCGAAAGCGGACGAAGACGTCATTTATGACCCTGTCCTGATTGCACAGGCGGCAGACACGCTGTTAACCATGGACGAAGTCATCGCATCCTTTGTCATTTCAAAAAGGGAACCCGATACGATCGGCATCAGTGCCCGATCATTGGGGGATGTGAACGTCCAAATCATCATGGAAAGCTTACATGGCGGCGGCCATTTAACGAATGCCGCCACTCAATTAAAAGATATGTCTGTTGGGGAAGCGGAACAACAGTTAAAAGAAGCACTAAATGATTATTTCGAAGGGAGAAAAGAGACATGA
- the rplI gene encoding 50S ribosomal protein L9, whose amino-acid sequence MKVIFLKDVKGKGKKGEVKNVADGYAHNFLLKKGLAVEATNANIGQLEGQKKKEEKLAQEELEEAKQLKATLEELTVEMKAKSGEGGRLFGSITSKQIGDVLKKEHGIKVDKRKIEMNDAIRSLGFTNVPVKLHTDVTATLKVHVTEE is encoded by the coding sequence ATGAAGGTAATTTTCTTAAAAGATGTTAAAGGTAAGGGTAAAAAAGGCGAAGTGAAAAATGTCGCAGACGGTTACGCGCATAACTTTCTGCTGAAAAAGGGCCTCGCTGTAGAAGCGACGAACGCCAATATCGGTCAGCTTGAAGGCCAGAAGAAAAAAGAAGAGAAGCTTGCACAGGAAGAGCTTGAAGAAGCAAAGCAATTAAAGGCAACTCTGGAAGAACTTACGGTGGAAATGAAAGCGAAATCCGGTGAAGGCGGACGTCTTTTCGGTTCCATCACAAGCAAGCAGATTGGTGATGTGTTAAAGAAAGAACATGGCATCAAGGTGGACAAGCGCAAGATCGAAATGAACGACGCTATCCGCTCTTTAGGTTTTACAAATGTACCGGTGAAGCTGCATACAGACGTAACGGCTACACTGAAAGTTCACGTGACGGAAGAATAA
- the dnaB gene encoding replicative DNA helicase has product MNEMLQERIPPQNIEAEQAVLGAIFLEPSALTTASEGLIPEDFYRHSHQKIFNVMLKLGDAGKAVDLITVTEELAAAKELEDVGGVAYLSELAGSVPTAANIEYYAKIVEEKSLLRRLIRTATDIASDGYAREDEVDMLLGEAEKSIMEVAQRKNAGAFHNIKDVLVRTYDNIETLTNRKGDVTGIPTGFADLDHMTAGFQRNDLIIVGARPSMGKTAFALNIAQNVAVKAKENVAIFSLEMGAEQLVMRMLCAEGNINAQNLRTGELTDEDWRKLTMAMGSLSNAGIYIDDTPGIKVGEIRSKCRRLAQEHGLGMILIDYLQLIQGNGRGGENRQQEVSEISRSLKGLARELQVPVIALSQLSRGVEQRQDKRPMMSDIRESGSIEQDADIVAFLYREDYYDHDAENKNIIEIIIAKQRNGPVGNVSLAFVKEYNKFVNLERRFDDSGVPPGA; this is encoded by the coding sequence ATGAATGAGATGTTACAAGAACGGATCCCCCCTCAGAATATAGAAGCGGAACAGGCCGTGCTCGGGGCCATTTTCTTAGAACCGAGTGCCTTGACCACTGCTTCTGAAGGACTGATCCCTGAAGATTTCTATCGTCACTCTCATCAGAAAATATTCAATGTCATGCTGAAACTCGGGGATGCCGGTAAAGCGGTCGACCTGATCACGGTGACAGAAGAACTGGCAGCTGCCAAGGAACTTGAGGATGTCGGCGGGGTCGCTTATTTAAGTGAACTTGCAGGGTCTGTCCCGACTGCTGCCAATATCGAATACTACGCGAAAATCGTAGAAGAAAAGTCTTTACTCAGAAGACTCATCCGAACGGCTACTGATATAGCGTCCGACGGCTATGCACGCGAAGATGAAGTGGACATGCTTCTCGGAGAAGCGGAAAAAAGCATCATGGAAGTCGCGCAGCGGAAAAATGCCGGTGCCTTCCATAATATCAAGGACGTACTCGTTCGTACGTACGACAATATTGAAACACTCACTAATCGAAAAGGAGACGTAACCGGGATCCCAACCGGGTTCGCCGACTTGGATCATATGACGGCTGGATTCCAAAGAAATGACTTGATCATCGTCGGAGCCCGTCCGTCGATGGGTAAAACCGCCTTCGCCCTGAACATCGCTCAGAACGTAGCGGTCAAAGCGAAGGAAAATGTCGCGATCTTCTCGCTTGAGATGGGTGCGGAGCAGCTGGTCATGCGTATGCTCTGTGCTGAAGGAAACATCAACGCGCAAAACCTCCGTACAGGGGAACTTACGGACGAAGATTGGAGAAAGCTGACGATGGCAATGGGAAGCCTTTCGAATGCCGGTATCTATATCGATGATACACCGGGGATCAAGGTCGGGGAAATCCGTTCGAAATGCCGCCGTCTCGCGCAGGAGCACGGACTCGGCATGATCCTGATCGATTACCTGCAGCTCATCCAGGGGAATGGACGCGGAGGCGAGAACCGTCAGCAGGAGGTTTCTGAAATCTCCCGTTCATTGAAAGGACTTGCCCGTGAGCTTCAGGTCCCTGTCATCGCCCTTTCCCAGCTCTCCCGTGGAGTGGAGCAGCGTCAGGACAAGCGTCCGATGATGTCCGATATCCGTGAATCAGGGAGTATCGAGCAGGATGCCGATATCGTAGCCTTCCTATACCGTGAAGATTACTACGACCATGACGCAGAAAATAAAAACATCATTGAAATCATCATCGCTAAGCAGCGTAACGGTCCGGTAGGGAATGTATCGCTTGCTTTCGTGAAGGAATACAATAAGTTCGTTAATCTGGAACGGCGGTTTGATGATTCCGGGGTTCCGCCGGGGGCTTAG